One Flavobacterium cerinum genomic window, CCAGTGATTTTGTTTTTTCGATAGTATCAATTACATCTTCAAGCTTCTGAAACGGAAGTCCGAATACTAAATCATGTGAAATTGAAGTATAACCGATTTCTTTAGCCCAAAAAGTTACCTTAGCAACATTATGGAAAGGTTGCTCGCGGTGAATCGCCTTCTGAACTTCCGGGCTATAATCCTGAACACCGAAACTAACCCGGCGAAAACCCAAATTATAAAGCGTAACCAGATGAGCATGGGTGGTATTATTAGGATGACCTTCAAAACTGAATTCATAATTGTCGGCACGTTTCGCCCGACTAAAAATACCGTTAATCAGCATTTCGAGATTTTCCGGTGAAAAAAAAGTAGGTGTACCGCCGCCTAAATGGATTTCCCGTATATTGGGCGTTTCCGGAAAAGAATCACAATACAGAAACCATTCTTTCAGTACGGCCTTAATATAAGGATGCTCAACATCATGACGCTTGGTAATACGTTTATGACATCCGCAAAAAGTACAGAGACTTTCACAAAACGGCAAATGAATATACAAACTGATTCCTTCAGCAGTGTTACTTTCGTTAAAAGAACGAATATAGGTATCGCGCCATGCAGCAGCAGAAAAAAGCGAATCGTCCCAATACGGAACAGTGGGATAGCTGGTATAGCGCGGCCCGGGAACATTGTATTTTTGTACTAATGAAATTGTCATAACCTAAAACTAATTTTCAACAAACAAAATTAAATGACGTTAACGGACTAAAAAATGATATTTATCATGCCGAAAACCGATGGACGGGAATCCGGACATTTTTTGTATTTTTAGGCCATTAAAAGAAAGACTATGAAACTGAACATTTTTAAATTGTTATTTTGTGTATTGTTTTTTTCTGCATGTCAGTCACAGGTTAAAGAAGGCACACAATTGGTAGATTCGAACGGATTTGAAAAGACAATAACGGAAAATAAAGGACAACTAATTGATGTTCGTACACCGAAAGAATTCCAGTCCGGACACTTGAAAGGTGCAAAAAACCTACATATCTACGAAAAAAACTTTAGTGAAGAAGTAGACAAACTGGATAAAACAAAACCGGTATATGTTTATTGCAAAGCCGGCGGAAGAAGTGCCGAAGCGGTTGAAATTTTACAGCAAAAAGGATTTAAAAAAATTGTAGAACTGGATGGCGGTATCGATGCCTGGAATGACAATAAAAAACCGGTTGAAAAATAAAAACGAAAACTAAATGACAAACCTGGATTATATATTGATCTTTTTATGTTTGCTGACATTAGGTTTAGCATCGTATCTGATGTATCGCTTGCGTTGGCTTGAAAAAGAAAAAAAATATATGCAGGTGAAATATGTCGATTTCGAAGAACGATTCAACCATCTGCAACTGGAAACACTGGAGTCCAAGCTCAATCCGCATTTGTTTAAAAATATATTGAATTCCATTCAATCACATGCTTATCAAACGTATTTTGCTATGGACAAGCTGTCGAATGTATTGGACTATATATTATATGAAAGCCGAAAACGTTTTGTAAGTCCGAAAGAAGAAATCGAGTTTGCTTTAAATCTGATTGAAATCAACAAAATTAAAATCAGTCCGCTTTTTGCGCTGACGATCAAAAAGAAAATCGACGAAAATGATAGCCTTTATCAACAACAGTTAATGGCGCCGTTGATTTCAATTGATCTGATCGAAAATGCGTTTAAACATGCCGATTTACAGAGTGCAGATGCCTTTATTACCGTAGTAATT contains:
- a CDS encoding rhodanese-like domain-containing protein yields the protein MKLNIFKLLFCVLFFSACQSQVKEGTQLVDSNGFEKTITENKGQLIDVRTPKEFQSGHLKGAKNLHIYEKNFSEEVDKLDKTKPVYVYCKAGGRSAEAVEILQQKGFKKIVELDGGIDAWNDNKKPVEK
- a CDS encoding histidine kinase; translation: MTNLDYILIFLCLLTLGLASYLMYRLRWLEKEKKYMQVKYVDFEERFNHLQLETLESKLNPHLFKNILNSIQSHAYQTYFAMDKLSNVLDYILYESRKRFVSPKEEIEFALNLIEINKIKISPLFALTIKKKIDENDSLYQQQLMAPLISIDLIENAFKHADLQSADAFITVVIEFKAHVFSMTVTNKISRKGAFKKENSGLGSETLEQRLKIIYKNHYKLDKYVDGDVYFAQLKIDLREYKTQMLAS
- the hemN gene encoding oxygen-independent coproporphyrinogen III oxidase yields the protein MTISLVQKYNVPGPRYTSYPTVPYWDDSLFSAAAWRDTYIRSFNESNTAEGISLYIHLPFCESLCTFCGCHKRITKRHDVEHPYIKAVLKEWFLYCDSFPETPNIREIHLGGGTPTFFSPENLEMLINGIFSRAKRADNYEFSFEGHPNNTTHAHLVTLYNLGFRRVSFGVQDYSPEVQKAIHREQPFHNVAKVTFWAKEIGYTSISHDLVFGLPFQKLEDVIDTIEKTKSLAPHRLAFYSYAHVPWIKGNGQRGFKDEDVPKDRNKRQLYEVGKMILEKNGFHEIGMDHFAVENDSMYEAFQKGKLHRNFMGYTSSQTQLMIGLGVSSISDSWYAFAQNEKTLEDYYARLDKEELPVFKGHILTPEDLIIRRHILNLMCQFQTDWDTTVPFPEKENIIIQLQEMENDGLLHISEKGIRITEKGKPFVRNICMAFDLRLKRKAPQTQLFSMTI